The following is a genomic window from Nitrosomonas communis.
GTCAGAACTCTAGGCTATTTTAATAATCTGATACTGTAGCTGAACATCAATAATCGTATCGTTTATTTGTGTTATTTGTGTTGAGGCTGATTCACTTATCTCAATATTTTCGTTTATTTTTTAACATGAAACTGAAATTAGCGAATGCCGTCAGGCTTTTGTTGCTTGTGGTTCTTACAGCACCTTTAGGAATTCATTTTGTCACGGAGCATGTTAATGCCGGCTGGCAAACTGCGAGCCGCGAACCGGTAGGGTTGGCGCCCGAGCCTGAACAAACGCCGGAAGCGATCATACAGGTTTACGGTGCACGTGCTTATGGTTGGCGAGGCTATTTCGGTATTCATACCTGGATTGCGGTAAAACCATCGTTAGCCCGAACTTACACCGTCTATGAGGTCATTGGCTGGTATTTGCGCCGAGGCGGTTCAGCCGTGTCAATTCATCAGCAACAACCCGATCGGCGCTGGTTTGGAAATATGCCCATCCTGCTGGCTGAGAAGCGAGGAGATGGCGTGGATGCATTGATTGAGCGTATTGAAGAGGCCGCATTGAGCTATCCCTACGCGCGCGAGTATACCATGTGGCCTGGCCCAAATTCCAATACCTTTACTGCCTGGATCGCGCGTGCTGTACCAGAGCTGGCGCTAGATTTGCCCCCCACGGCTATTGGCAAGGATTATCTTGGGAATAGCATGACCGCGGTCGCCCCTAGTGGCGGAGGTTGGCAGTGGTCTTTATTTGGGCTATTGGGGGTCATCGTCAGTGAGGTTGAAGGGTTTGAAATCAATCTACTTGGGCTGACATTTGGTTTCTCTCACAGCCCGGTTGCGATTAAGTTACCCCTCATTGGACGGATAGATCTGAGCGCACAAGACAGGTTCGCTATTTCTGCTCAGCAATAGAATAGTCTTGTGTGGCCAGTGAAGATGCCTCTGAATCATCCAATTATGTACACTATTCATGGCGCCAGCATACCAAGTGCTGGTGTATTATGAGTTTTAGACACGAGTGCTTTCCTGGCTGTAGCCTAGCACGCCCTGCAAAATTCGCACAATGTAATAACTTATCCAATTCAAGGATCGGTTAATCCAGGATTGCTTGCCCCAATAGAGCTTTGATACGGGTTTAGCATCTCTCATGGCTATTTGCAGTGTGGTTCTCAGCTCCATGGCAAATGCTTGATCAAGAATCATGACATTCGCTTCTTGCGCCATTAGAAGACTCAAAGGATCAATGTTGGAAGAACCGACTGTTGACCAATACTGATCAATGACGGCTACTTTGGCATGTAAGAAGCTTTTCCGATATTCATAAATCTTGATGCCGGCATCCAGCAAATTATCGTATAAGGCGCGTGATGCATGATACTGGATGCGATACTCGATTTTTCCCTGCAGTAGCAGGATAACCGACACACCTCGGCGGGCCGCATGGATAAGGGCTTGCCGAAAATTCCTGCCAGGAAGAAAGTATGCATTGGCGATTATGATCTCATTGTAGGCAGTAGCGATCGCTTTGAGATAAGAACGTTCAATGTCACGACGATGGCGAAGATTGTCACGGATGACAAATGCTGCACGCTGGTTGCCAACTGGTTTTGTAATAGGCTGCAATTCGAGATGAGTAATCCAGCGTTTTTTGAAATGCGCCCAGGCGACTAACATCCATAAACGTCTGGCGCTAGAATGGATCGTGGCCAATAAGGGCCCCTCTATTTTTACGGCATAGTCAAAACGGGGGATAGGTTCGCCAGGCTTTTGATAATCATTGATGATGTTGATTCCTCCCACAAAGGCGATGCGGGCATCGATGACGACTAGCTTACGGTGCATGCGGCGTAATCGATGACGCCTGAACCGGAAAGAAAAAACTTCTTTGCGGTAATGCATCACTTGAACCCCTGTAGCAATTAAGTTATCGATTGCTTTTTGGGGAAAGCTGAGTGAACCAAAACCGTCTATCAACAGGTGAACGGCAACACCACGCTGGGCAGCACGCTTGAGTGCGCTGGCAATGCGGATACCTGTCAGGTCATATTTGAAAATATAAGTCTGGAGATGTATTTCTTTATTGGCTTCATCAATTGCGCTTTCCAGCGCTGGGAAATATTCTGCTCCATTATGTAAGAGTGTGATCCGGTTACCTTTGATAAACTTGGGTAACTTCATGCACGCACAATATTAGCTGACAAGGCGGCATGATCGGAAATTCTCGACCAGGGGTGGCTTTGATGGATACAGACATTTTTTACCTGAAAACCACGCACATAAATCCGGTCAAGACGTAATAATGGAAAGATGGAGGGGTAGCTGCGGGCTGTTCTACCATGGGTCTGTTCAAAAACCTCGGTTAGTTGCAAGTGCTTCATCAGGAGGCGGCTGGCTGTTCCGTGCCAGTCATTGAAATCTCCCGCAATCACCAGGGGAGCATGAGGCGGCACGAGTTGTTTGATACGCTTCTCCATTGCTTCGAGCTGTCTGCGCTGGCCGCGCCTGAATAATCCCAGATGAACACAAATGCAGTGCAGGGTTTCCTGCCAGCCGGGAATACTGAGTTCACAGTGGAGTAAGCCACGGTTCTCAAAGCGATGAGACGAAATATCTTCGTTCTCCCAGCTTACAATAGGAAAGCGGCTGAGAATGGCATTGCCATGATGCCCTTCGTCGTACACCGCATTCTTGCCATAGGCAAAATCCTGCCATACTGAATCTGCCAAAAACTCATGTTGGGAAATGTTTGGCCAACTTATAAAACGGGAAGCATGTTTGCTGTGTTCGCCGACCACTTCTTGTAAAAAGACGATGTCAGTGCCGAGCGCACGTAATTGATCGCGCAGTTCGTGCAATACCAGGCGATGATTGAAATAGGAGAAACCCTTGTGGATATTGTAGGTGGCAATATGCAGTATATCGATCATAGGCAACTATAAGAAATGGCAAATCACAAAGTTCAGAACACTGACGCATTCAATATATCGTATTTTACTACTTTGAAACAGCGAGCATTCTTTCCAGTGTCAATCTGGCAAGTTTTGCTTCATGAACCGGTACCTTGATTTGGTTGACTACATTACCTGCTACCAGATTTTCCAATGCCCATGCCAGATGCTGAGGATCAATTCGTGCCATGGTTGAGCACATGCACACCATGGGTGACATGAACTGAATAATTTTATCCTGAGATTTGAATTCTTCAGCAATCCGTCCAACCAGATTCAATTCGGTACCCACCAACCAGCGGGTTCCTGCTTTGGCTTCACGAATGGTATTGATAATGAATTCAGTGGAACCGACATAATCTGAAGCTTTGCAAACTTCAAAACTGCATTCTGGGTGCGAAATGACTAAACCTTCAGGGTGTTGATTGCGAAATCGCAGGATATGTTGTGGCTGGAACATCTGATGGACTGAGCAATGCCCTTTCCATAACAAGATCTTGGCTTTTTTGATTTGCTCTTCGGTCAATCCACCCATGGGCTCATCAAAATCCCAAACGGGCATTTGTTCGAGAGGGAGGTCCAATTTGTAGCCACTCCAGCGCCCTAGATGCTGATCAGGAAAAAATAATACTTTTTCCCGCTGGGCAAACGACCATTGCAGAATTTTAGTGGCATTACTGGAGGTACAGACAATGCCGCCATGCTCTCCACAAAAAGCTTTTAAATCAGCACTCGAATTGATGTAGGTTACCGGTGTAATAACTTCATCAGGATCAAGTATTTCAGCTAATTCACGCCAGGCTCTTTCTACTTTAGAGAGATTAGCCATATCAGCCATCGAACAACCTGCTGCGAGATCAGGCAGAATAGCAATCTGCTCCGGGCTTGACAGGATGTCCGCAACTTCTGCCATAAAATGCACGCCACAAAAAACCAGATAATCAGCATCCGTTTTTGCC
Proteins encoded in this region:
- a CDS encoding endonuclease/exonuclease/phosphatase family protein; translation: MIDILHIATYNIHKGFSYFNHRLVLHELRDQLRALGTDIVFLQEVVGEHSKHASRFISWPNISQHEFLADSVWQDFAYGKNAVYDEGHHGNAILSRFPIVSWENEDISSHRFENRGLLHCELSIPGWQETLHCICVHLGLFRRGQRRQLEAMEKRIKQLVPPHAPLVIAGDFNDWHGTASRLLMKHLQLTEVFEQTHGRTARSYPSIFPLLRLDRIYVRGFQVKNVCIHQSHPWSRISDHAALSANIVRA
- the clsB gene encoding cardiolipin synthase ClsB; the encoded protein is MKLPKFIKGNRITLLHNGAEYFPALESAIDEANKEIHLQTYIFKYDLTGIRIASALKRAAQRGVAVHLLIDGFGSLSFPQKAIDNLIATGVQVMHYRKEVFSFRFRRHRLRRMHRKLVVIDARIAFVGGINIINDYQKPGEPIPRFDYAVKIEGPLLATIHSSARRLWMLVAWAHFKKRWITHLELQPITKPVGNQRAAFVIRDNLRHRRDIERSYLKAIATAYNEIIIANAYFLPGRNFRQALIHAARRGVSVILLLQGKIEYRIQYHASRALYDNLLDAGIKIYEYRKSFLHAKVAVIDQYWSTVGSSNIDPLSLLMAQEANVMILDQAFAMELRTTLQIAMRDAKPVSKLYWGKQSWINRSLNWISYYIVRILQGVLGYSQESTRV
- a CDS encoding DUF3750 domain-containing protein, which encodes MKLKLANAVRLLLLVVLTAPLGIHFVTEHVNAGWQTASREPVGLAPEPEQTPEAIIQVYGARAYGWRGYFGIHTWIAVKPSLARTYTVYEVIGWYLRRGGSAVSIHQQQPDRRWFGNMPILLAEKRGDGVDALIERIEEAALSYPYAREYTMWPGPNSNTFTAWIARAVPELALDLPPTAIGKDYLGNSMTAVAPSGGGWQWSLFGLLGVIVSEVEGFEINLLGLTFGFSHSPVAIKLPLIGRIDLSAQDRFAISAQQ
- the nadA gene encoding quinolinate synthase NadA; this translates as MHANAIDFEDFELLQDETCVQRIIAAKEKLGKRAVILAHHYQRADVYRHADLMGDSLKLSYLAAKTDADYLVFCGVHFMAEVADILSSPEQIAILPDLAAGCSMADMANLSKVERAWRELAEILDPDEVITPVTYINSSADLKAFCGEHGGIVCTSSNATKILQWSFAQREKVLFFPDQHLGRWSGYKLDLPLEQMPVWDFDEPMGGLTEEQIKKAKILLWKGHCSVHQMFQPQHILRFRNQHPEGLVISHPECSFEVCKASDYVGSTEFIINTIREAKAGTRWLVGTELNLVGRIAEEFKSQDKIIQFMSPMVCMCSTMARIDPQHLAWALENLVAGNVVNQIKVPVHEAKLARLTLERMLAVSK